One genomic window of Geodermatophilus sp. DSM 44513 includes the following:
- a CDS encoding carbon starvation CstA family protein, whose amino-acid sequence MSTTVSRPEAGGRPPEGTGRRRPPLKSVLVWTAVAVVGAVAWTVLALSRGESVSALWMLFAALCSYAIAYRFYARFIAYRALQVDDRRATPAERLGNGRDYDLTDRRVLFGHHFAAIAGAGPLVGPVLAAQMGYLPGTIWIVVGVIFAGAVQDMVVMFFSMRRNGKSLGQMVREEIGIVGGIAALIAVFAIMILILAVLALIVVNALAESPWGVFSIALTIPIALFMGVYLRVLRPGRVLEATGIGVVLLLLAIVGGGYVDNSPLAEALTLSREWLVLALVVYGFVASVLPVWLLLTPRDYLSTFMKIGVIVLLAIALLIARPVIQADAITDFAREGTGPVFAGNLFPFVFITIACGALSGFHALISSGTTPKMVAKESQVRLIGYGGMLMESFVAISALISAVVIDQGLYYAMNAPAGVTGGTPETAAAWLGGLGFDTTAADLAAASAAVQEPSLISRTGGAPTLAVGISEIFSTAFGGGLQAFWYHFAIMFEALFILTAVDAGTRVGRFMLQDTVGNVWPKFGDLSWRPGNIIASAVVVGLWGGMLYIGVTDPLGGVNQLFPLFGISNQLLAGIALTMCTVLLIKHGKLRYAWITAVPLAWALTTTMTASYQKVFSDIPAIGYFAQRERYATALEAGELLAPAKTPEQMEQIVTNSTINGVLQSCFALLTLVVVANAVVVIARAIQARGPVPTTEEPAVPSTIVEPSGLFATPEEKRAMAEQERLVGAGARGQGTFTEEGPTR is encoded by the coding sequence GTGTCCACCACCGTCAGCAGGCCCGAGGCCGGGGGGCGACCCCCGGAGGGCACCGGCCGGCGCCGCCCGCCGCTGAAGAGCGTCCTGGTCTGGACGGCGGTGGCCGTGGTCGGCGCCGTCGCCTGGACGGTGCTCGCGCTGTCCCGCGGGGAGTCGGTCTCCGCGCTGTGGATGCTGTTCGCCGCGCTGTGCTCCTACGCCATCGCCTACCGCTTCTACGCGCGCTTCATCGCCTACCGCGCGCTGCAGGTCGACGACCGGCGGGCCACCCCGGCCGAGCGGCTGGGCAACGGCCGCGACTACGACCTCACCGACCGGCGGGTGCTCTTCGGGCACCACTTCGCCGCCATCGCCGGCGCCGGGCCGCTGGTCGGGCCCGTCCTCGCCGCGCAGATGGGCTACCTACCGGGCACCATCTGGATCGTCGTCGGCGTCATCTTCGCCGGTGCCGTCCAGGACATGGTCGTCATGTTCTTCTCGATGCGGCGCAACGGGAAGAGCCTGGGTCAGATGGTGCGCGAGGAGATCGGCATCGTCGGCGGGATCGCCGCGCTGATCGCCGTCTTCGCGATCATGATCCTGATCCTCGCCGTCCTGGCGCTCATCGTGGTCAACGCGCTGGCCGAGTCGCCGTGGGGCGTCTTCTCCATCGCGCTCACCATCCCGATCGCGCTGTTCATGGGTGTCTACCTGCGGGTGCTCCGGCCCGGCCGGGTGCTCGAGGCCACCGGCATCGGCGTCGTCCTGCTGCTGCTGGCCATCGTCGGCGGCGGCTACGTGGACAACTCCCCGTTGGCCGAGGCCCTCACGCTGTCCCGCGAGTGGCTGGTGCTGGCGCTGGTGGTCTACGGCTTCGTCGCCTCGGTGCTGCCGGTCTGGCTGCTGCTGACCCCGCGCGACTACCTGTCGACCTTCATGAAGATCGGCGTCATCGTGCTGCTGGCGATCGCCCTGCTGATCGCCCGCCCGGTGATCCAGGCCGACGCGATCACCGACTTCGCCCGCGAGGGCACCGGCCCGGTCTTCGCCGGCAACCTCTTCCCGTTCGTCTTCATCACCATCGCCTGCGGGGCGCTGTCGGGCTTCCACGCCCTCATCTCCTCGGGGACGACGCCGAAGATGGTGGCCAAGGAGAGCCAGGTCCGGCTGATCGGCTACGGCGGCATGCTCATGGAGTCCTTCGTCGCGATCAGCGCGCTGATCTCGGCGGTCGTCATCGACCAGGGCCTGTACTACGCGATGAACGCCCCGGCCGGCGTCACCGGCGGGACGCCGGAGACGGCCGCTGCCTGGCTCGGCGGCCTGGGCTTCGACACCACGGCCGCCGACCTCGCCGCTGCCTCGGCCGCTGTCCAGGAGCCCAGCCTGATCTCACGCACCGGCGGTGCCCCGACGCTGGCCGTCGGCATCTCGGAGATCTTCAGCACCGCCTTCGGCGGGGGCCTGCAGGCGTTCTGGTACCACTTCGCGATCATGTTCGAGGCGCTGTTCATCCTCACCGCCGTCGACGCCGGTACCCGCGTGGGCCGATTCATGCTGCAGGACACGGTCGGCAACGTGTGGCCGAAGTTCGGCGACCTCTCGTGGCGGCCGGGCAACATCATCGCCAGCGCCGTCGTGGTGGGCCTGTGGGGCGGGATGCTCTACATCGGCGTCACCGACCCGCTGGGCGGGGTCAACCAGCTCTTCCCGCTGTTCGGCATCTCCAACCAGCTGCTGGCGGGGATCGCGCTGACCATGTGCACGGTGCTGCTGATCAAGCACGGCAAGCTCAGGTACGCCTGGATCACCGCCGTGCCCCTGGCCTGGGCGTTGACCACGACGATGACCGCGAGCTACCAGAAGGTGTTCTCCGACATCCCCGCGATCGGCTACTTCGCCCAGCGGGAGCGTTACGCCACCGCGCTGGAGGCCGGCGAGCTGCTGGCGCCGGCGAAGACGCCGGAGCAGATGGAGCAGATCGTCACCAACTCCACGATCAACGGGGTGCTGCAGTCCTGCTTCGCGCTGCTCACCCTCGTCGTGGTGGCCAACGCGGTCGTCGTCATCGCCCGCGCGATCCAGGCCCGCGGCCCGGTGCCGACGACGGAGGAGCCGGCAGTGCCCTCGACCATCGTGGAGCCCTCCGGGCTGTTCGCCACGCCGGAGGAGAAGCGGGCCATGGCCGAGCAGGAGCGGCTGGTCGGCGCGGGTGCCCGCGGTCAGGGCACCTTCACCGAGGAGGGGCCGACGCGATGA
- a CDS encoding YbdD/YjiX family protein encodes MSPQAVGTAARRAWHGVRWYLREFSGEARWDDYLRHCTQHGHEPVSRREFERRRADEAERNPISRCC; translated from the coding sequence ATGAGCCCGCAGGCCGTCGGGACCGCCGCCCGCCGCGCCTGGCACGGCGTGCGCTGGTACCTGCGGGAGTTCAGCGGCGAGGCCCGCTGGGACGACTACCTGCGGCACTGCACGCAGCACGGGCACGAACCGGTGAGCCGGCGGGAGTTCGAGCGGCGGCGCGCCGACGAGGCGGAGCGCAACCCGATCAGCCGCTGCTGCTGA
- a CDS encoding phospholipid carrier-dependent glycosyltransferase, whose protein sequence is MTPVPGARRRPDRRAEPGPAATVPAGGTGARAGLGTGALRLARRHVLLLVLVVLATVARVYVTAAYSTALWFPDSGTYVERATSLDPAVDRPFGYSAFLAVLDRLVVFRYVAVAQHVLGLAMVVLVYTLLQRRGVSRRVSLLAVVPLAFDAYLLNIEHFILAETLFMLLLTLAVVALLVVERPGALLVGTVGLLMGALTVTRTVGTFLVAVVLVYLVVRLLLRTLRWTAVAAFAVGVAAVLLPYASWFHAHHGSFALTDHTGHFLYGRVATFVQCEELDVPERLRPLCPAAPPEERPTGDNFVWMAHSPANAVQDGVRVWSEDDLAEFATIAITGQPGDYLYRIVSETAHYLRPGRESGPQDTCPLWWEFPVPTPEPPQTCSSVLAPGPFGHRPALVADLRAYQQVVYTPGPVLGLCLVAGFGALLLRRGSWRDRLDPALLAALGLTVLVGPAMTASFDYRFLLPTLAVLPPAAALALRGASPPWQRRSAEDTPGPPPPGPAPAAG, encoded by the coding sequence GTGACCCCGGTACCGGGCGCCCGCCGCCGGCCCGACCGGCGCGCGGAACCCGGGCCGGCGGCGACCGTGCCCGCGGGCGGCACCGGCGCCCGTGCCGGCCTGGGGACCGGCGCCCTGCGGCTGGCCCGCCGGCACGTCCTGTTGCTCGTGCTGGTGGTGCTCGCCACCGTCGCCCGCGTCTACGTCACGGCGGCGTACTCCACCGCGCTGTGGTTCCCCGACTCGGGCACCTACGTGGAACGGGCCACGTCGCTGGACCCTGCGGTCGACCGGCCCTTCGGGTACTCGGCGTTCCTCGCGGTGCTCGACCGGCTGGTGGTCTTCCGGTACGTGGCGGTGGCCCAGCACGTGCTGGGTCTGGCCATGGTCGTCCTCGTCTACACCCTGCTGCAGCGCCGGGGAGTGTCCCGCCGGGTGAGCCTGCTGGCCGTGGTGCCGCTGGCCTTCGACGCCTACCTGCTCAACATCGAGCACTTCATCTTGGCCGAGACGCTGTTCATGCTGCTGCTGACGCTGGCGGTGGTCGCGCTGCTGGTCGTGGAGCGCCCGGGTGCCCTGCTGGTGGGCACGGTGGGGCTGCTCATGGGCGCGCTGACGGTCACCCGCACGGTGGGGACCTTCCTGGTGGCCGTCGTGCTGGTCTACCTGGTCGTCCGGCTGCTCCTGCGCACCCTGCGCTGGACGGCGGTCGCCGCGTTCGCGGTGGGGGTCGCGGCGGTGCTGCTGCCGTACGCGTCGTGGTTCCACGCCCACCACGGCTCCTTCGCGCTCACCGACCACACCGGCCACTTCCTCTACGGCCGGGTCGCCACCTTCGTGCAGTGCGAGGAGCTGGACGTGCCGGAGCGGCTGCGGCCGCTGTGCCCGGCGGCGCCTCCGGAGGAGCGGCCCACCGGCGACAACTTCGTGTGGATGGCGCACAGCCCGGCCAACGCCGTGCAGGACGGCGTGCGGGTGTGGTCGGAGGACGACCTGGCGGAGTTCGCGACCATCGCCATCACCGGCCAGCCGGGGGACTACCTGTACCGGATCGTGTCCGAGACGGCGCACTACCTGCGGCCCGGCCGGGAGTCCGGGCCGCAGGACACCTGTCCGCTGTGGTGGGAGTTCCCGGTACCGACCCCGGAACCGCCGCAGACCTGCAGCTCCGTGCTCGCGCCCGGGCCCTTCGGTCACCGCCCGGCACTCGTCGCCGACCTGCGCGCCTACCAGCAGGTGGTCTACACGCCCGGGCCGGTGCTCGGGCTCTGCCTCGTCGCGGGCTTCGGCGCCCTGCTCCTGCGCCGGGGCAGCTGGCGGGACCGGCTGGACCCCGCGCTGCTAGCCGCGCTCGGGCTGACGGTGCTCGTGGGCCCGGCGATGACCGCGTCGTTCGACTACCGCTTCCTGCTCCCGACCCTGGCCGTCCTGCCCCCGGCCGCGGCCCTGGCGCTGCGCGGTGCGTCGCCGCCGTGGCAGCGGCGGAGCGCCGAGGACACCCCGGGGCCCCCTCCGCCCGGGCCGGCACCGGCCGCCGGCTGA
- a CDS encoding NAD(P)/FAD-dependent oxidoreductase, whose protein sequence is MTPDGNRTSVAVIGAGPAGLTAAYELVRRQVPVTVLEGDAMVGGISRTAEREGWRFDIGGHRFFTKVPEVEALWHEILPDEEFLLRPRMSRIFYDGKLFDYPLKAANALGNLGPVEAVRCVASYLWARVRPPRNQDTLEGWIVARFGKRLYEHFFKTYNEKLWGVPVDQLPADFAAQRIKNLSLTGAVLNALTPRRNQKDITSLIEEFQYPKYGPGMMWEAAARQVRERGGTVVLEEKVRTVHWEPGRGVTGLTTVVTGGYGSGAGAPEATRTDVGTEEHYVADHVISSMPFSSLVHALDPKPPVEVLQAADGLKYRDFLTVALVLPVEAGFPDNWIYIHSPDVQVGRIQNFGSWSPYLVKDGRTCLGMEFFVNVGDDTWNRSDEELIAQGARELEHLGLARASDVERGFVVRMPKAYPFYDAGYKDNVEVIRRWIETHTPNLHPVGRNGMFRYNNQDHSMMTAMLTVQNIADGAQHDIWDVNVEEDYHEEVSSQRPDATADDHGSPHPSAA, encoded by the coding sequence ATGACCCCCGACGGCAACCGCACCAGCGTGGCCGTGATCGGTGCCGGCCCCGCCGGGTTGACCGCTGCCTACGAGCTGGTCCGCCGCCAGGTACCGGTGACCGTCCTGGAGGGCGACGCGATGGTGGGCGGCATCAGCCGCACCGCCGAGCGGGAGGGCTGGCGCTTCGACATCGGCGGGCACCGCTTCTTCACCAAGGTCCCCGAGGTCGAGGCGCTGTGGCACGAGATCCTCCCCGACGAGGAGTTCCTGCTGCGGCCGCGGATGAGCCGCATCTTCTACGACGGCAAGCTGTTCGACTACCCGCTCAAGGCCGCCAACGCGCTGGGCAACCTCGGCCCGGTCGAGGCCGTGCGCTGCGTGGCGTCCTACCTGTGGGCGCGGGTCCGCCCGCCGAGGAACCAGGACACCCTCGAGGGCTGGATCGTCGCCCGGTTCGGCAAGCGGCTCTACGAGCACTTCTTCAAGACCTACAACGAGAAGCTCTGGGGCGTGCCGGTCGACCAGCTGCCGGCCGACTTCGCCGCGCAGCGGATCAAGAACCTGTCGCTGACCGGCGCGGTGCTCAACGCGCTCACGCCCAGGCGCAACCAGAAGGACATCACGTCCCTCATCGAGGAGTTCCAGTACCCCAAGTACGGGCCGGGGATGATGTGGGAGGCCGCCGCCCGCCAGGTGCGGGAGCGCGGCGGGACGGTCGTCCTGGAGGAGAAGGTGCGCACCGTGCACTGGGAGCCCGGGCGGGGGGTCACCGGCCTGACCACGGTGGTCACCGGCGGCTACGGGTCCGGCGCGGGCGCCCCGGAGGCGACCCGCACCGACGTCGGCACCGAGGAGCACTACGTCGCCGACCACGTCATCAGCTCCATGCCGTTCTCCTCCCTGGTGCACGCCCTGGACCCCAAGCCCCCGGTCGAGGTGCTGCAGGCGGCCGACGGGCTGAAGTACCGCGACTTCCTCACCGTCGCGCTGGTGCTCCCGGTCGAGGCCGGTTTCCCCGACAACTGGATCTACATCCACTCACCGGACGTCCAGGTCGGCCGGATCCAGAACTTCGGCTCCTGGTCGCCCTACCTGGTCAAGGACGGGCGCACCTGCCTGGGCATGGAGTTCTTCGTCAACGTCGGCGACGACACCTGGAACCGCTCCGACGAGGAGCTGATCGCCCAGGGTGCCCGGGAGCTGGAGCACCTCGGGCTGGCCCGTGCCAGCGACGTGGAGCGCGGCTTCGTCGTCCGGATGCCGAAGGCCTACCCGTTCTACGACGCCGGGTACAAGGACAACGTCGAGGTCATCCGGCGCTGGATCGAGACGCACACGCCGAACCTGCACCCGGTCGGGCGCAACGGCATGTTCCGCTACAACAACCAGGACCACTCGATGATGACGGCGATGCTGACCGTGCAGAACATCGCCGACGGCGCGCAGCACGACATCTGGGACGTCAACGTGGAAGAGGACTACCACGAGGAGGTCTCCTCGCAGCGACCGGACGCCACGGCGGACGACCACGGGAGTCCCCACCCGTCGGCCGCGTGA
- the glnA gene encoding type I glutamate--ammonia ligase, protein MFTSPDEVAAYIRDNDVEFVDVRFCDLPGVMQHFTIPASTFGEDTFSEGLGFDGSSIRGFQAINESDMLLLPDANSAFVDPFRRHRTLNVNFFIHDPITREAYSRDPRNVAKKAEAYLASSGIADTAYFGPEAEFYVFDSIRHSTGINEGYYHIDSVEGSWNSGALTGENGGPNLGYKTRPKGGYFPVEPYDHYSDLRSTMMANLTRAGLELERGHHEVGTGGQAEINYKFDTLLRSADSMMLFKYVVKNTAWAEGKTATFMPKPLFGDNGSGMHCHQSLWKDGEPLFHAETGYAGLSDTARHYIGGLLTHAPSLLAFTNPTVNSYHRLVPGYEAPINLVYSARNRSACCRIPISGDSPKAKRIEFRVPDPSANPYLAFSAMLMAGLDGIKNKIEPPAPVDKDLYELPPEEALGIEKVPASLDAVLDRLEVDHEYLVDGGVFTPDLIETWIEYKREHEIDPIRLRPHPHEFAMYYDI, encoded by the coding sequence ATGTTCACCAGTCCCGACGAGGTCGCCGCCTACATCCGCGACAACGACGTCGAGTTCGTCGACGTGCGCTTCTGCGACCTGCCCGGCGTCATGCAGCACTTCACGATCCCCGCGTCGACCTTCGGCGAGGACACGTTCTCGGAGGGCCTCGGCTTCGACGGCTCCTCCATCCGCGGCTTCCAGGCGATCAACGAGTCCGACATGCTGCTGCTGCCGGACGCCAACAGCGCGTTCGTGGACCCGTTCCGCCGGCACAGGACGCTGAACGTCAACTTCTTCATCCACGACCCGATCACCCGCGAGGCCTACAGCCGGGACCCGCGCAACGTGGCGAAGAAGGCCGAGGCCTACCTGGCCAGCAGCGGCATCGCCGACACCGCCTACTTCGGTCCGGAGGCGGAGTTCTACGTCTTCGACTCCATCCGGCACTCGACCGGCATCAACGAGGGCTACTACCACATCGACTCGGTCGAGGGCTCGTGGAACTCCGGCGCCCTGACCGGCGAGAACGGCGGCCCCAACCTGGGCTACAAGACCCGGCCCAAGGGCGGCTACTTCCCGGTCGAGCCCTACGACCACTACAGCGACCTGCGCTCGACCATGATGGCCAACCTCACCCGTGCCGGGCTGGAGTTGGAGCGTGGCCACCACGAGGTCGGCACCGGCGGCCAGGCCGAGATCAACTACAAGTTCGACACCCTGCTGCGGTCGGCCGACAGCATGATGCTGTTCAAGTACGTCGTGAAGAACACCGCCTGGGCCGAGGGCAAGACGGCGACCTTCATGCCCAAGCCGCTGTTCGGCGACAACGGCTCGGGCATGCACTGCCACCAGAGCCTGTGGAAGGACGGCGAGCCGCTGTTCCACGCCGAGACCGGCTACGCGGGCCTGTCCGACACCGCCCGCCACTACATCGGCGGCCTGCTGACCCACGCCCCGTCGCTGCTGGCCTTCACCAACCCGACGGTGAACAGCTACCACCGCCTGGTGCCCGGCTACGAGGCCCCGATCAACCTGGTCTACTCCGCGCGCAACCGCTCGGCCTGCTGCCGCATCCCGATCTCCGGGGACAGCCCCAAGGCCAAGCGCATCGAGTTCCGCGTGCCCGACCCGTCGGCCAACCCCTACCTCGCCTTCTCCGCGATGCTCATGGCCGGCCTCGACGGCATCAAGAACAAGATCGAGCCGCCGGCGCCGGTGGACAAGGACCTCTACGAGCTGCCGCCCGAGGAGGCCCTGGGCATCGAGAAGGTGCCGGCCTCCCTGGACGCCGTCCTCGACCGGCTCGAGGTCGACCACGAGTACCTCGTCGACGGCGGGGTGTTCACCCCCGACCTGATCGAGACGTGGATCGAGTACAAGCGCGAGCACGAGATCGACCCGATCCGGCTGCGCCCGCACCCGCACGAGTTCGCGATGTACTACGACATCTGA
- a CDS encoding RDD family protein, with translation MVGDGQSASQGRRRGASLGLPAEGPGSLASFSSRVGAFAVDAIAAALVAGLVTAPALPGNWSLLSFGLITVVSLVAFGQTPGMRLVGLRLAHPRVGRRLAPWRAVVRTALLVLLVPALVVDADGRGLHDRFTGTAVIRD, from the coding sequence GTGGTCGGGGACGGGCAGTCAGCCTCTCAGGGGCGCCGGCGGGGTGCATCCCTGGGCCTGCCCGCCGAGGGGCCGGGCTCGCTGGCGTCCTTCAGCAGCCGGGTCGGTGCCTTCGCCGTCGACGCCATCGCCGCCGCACTGGTCGCGGGTCTGGTCACCGCCCCGGCGCTGCCGGGCAACTGGAGCCTGCTGTCCTTCGGGCTGATCACCGTGGTCTCCCTGGTCGCCTTCGGGCAGACGCCGGGGATGCGGCTGGTCGGGCTGCGGCTGGCGCACCCCCGGGTCGGCCGACGGCTGGCCCCCTGGCGGGCCGTCGTCCGCACCGCCCTGCTGGTGCTGCTGGTACCGGCCCTGGTGGTGGACGCCGACGGGCGGGGGCTGCACGACCGGTTCACCGGCACCGCTGTCATCCGCGACTGA
- a CDS encoding DUF4191 domain-containing protein yields MARSRPSDPPAPAGPGKAGTGPGSRFRGRRGSTGATASGRGAAKVGKDGGPRVGRLKRVGNQARMIKQAYSLTRRNDPKLPWVMLIAFIAVAAVVELVGILLDSPFLFLPLAVVLGLLAALIVFGRRAQGSAYRQVEGQPGAAAWVLEGMRGDWKVSAGVAGTTQLDAVHRVTGRPGIILVAEGVPSRVRPLVAQEKKRLARIAGDAPIYDVLVGDEDGQVPLRKLSPHVMKLPRNLSGGELNALRKRLAAMGGSRMPVPGGPLPGGRQMSVSQRQVRRR; encoded by the coding sequence ATGGCACGCAGCAGGCCCTCCGACCCCCCCGCGCCCGCCGGTCCCGGCAAGGCCGGCACCGGGCCCGGCTCCCGCTTCCGCGGCCGGCGCGGGTCGACCGGGGCCACGGCCTCCGGCCGGGGTGCGGCGAAGGTCGGCAAGGACGGCGGGCCCAGGGTCGGCCGGCTGAAGCGGGTCGGCAACCAGGCACGCATGATCAAGCAGGCGTACTCGCTGACCCGCCGCAACGACCCCAAGCTGCCCTGGGTCATGCTCATCGCGTTCATCGCGGTCGCGGCGGTCGTCGAGCTGGTCGGCATCCTGCTGGACTCGCCGTTCCTCTTCCTGCCGCTGGCCGTCGTGCTGGGCCTGCTGGCCGCGTTGATCGTCTTCGGCCGCCGCGCGCAGGGGTCTGCCTACCGCCAGGTGGAGGGCCAGCCCGGCGCCGCCGCGTGGGTGCTCGAGGGCATGCGCGGTGACTGGAAGGTGTCCGCCGGCGTCGCGGGGACCACGCAGCTGGACGCCGTCCACCGGGTGACCGGCCGGCCGGGCATCATCCTGGTCGCCGAGGGTGTGCCCTCCCGCGTGCGCCCGCTGGTCGCGCAGGAGAAGAAGCGGCTCGCCCGGATCGCCGGCGACGCCCCCATCTACGACGTGCTCGTCGGCGACGAGGACGGGCAGGTCCCGCTGCGCAAGCTCAGCCCGCACGTCATGAAGCTGCCCCGCAACCTCTCCGGCGGAGAGCTCAACGCCCTGCGCAAGCGGCTCGCGGCCATGGGCGGCTCCCGCATGCCGGTGCCCGGCGGCCCGCTGCCCGGCGGGCGCCAGATGTCGGTGAGCCAGCGCCAGGTCCGCCGCCGCTAG
- the lipA gene encoding lipoyl synthase, translating into MSETVAPTPTAAEPQGRKLLRLEVRNSQVPIERKPEWIKTRLKTGPEYTELKSLVRREGLHTVCEEAGCPNIYECWEDREATFLIGGDQCTRRCDFCQIDTGKPADLDTDEPRRVAESVATMGLRYATVTGVARDDLPDGGAWLYAETVRQIHAQLPGCGVELLIPDFNADPGQLAEVFSSRPEVLAHNVETVPRIFKRIRPGFRFDRSLAVITAARQAGLVTKSNLILGMGEEPHEVLETMRALHDAGCDLLTITQYLRPSPRHHPVVRWVKPEEFVGFQQAAEEIGFPGVLAGPLVRSSYRAGRLYQQAVEARGLTHSG; encoded by the coding sequence ATGAGCGAGACGGTGGCCCCGACCCCAACCGCCGCGGAGCCGCAGGGCCGCAAGCTGCTCCGCCTCGAGGTCCGCAACAGCCAGGTCCCGATCGAGCGCAAGCCCGAGTGGATCAAGACGCGGCTCAAGACCGGCCCGGAGTACACCGAGCTCAAGTCGCTGGTCCGCCGCGAGGGGCTGCACACGGTCTGCGAGGAGGCCGGCTGCCCCAACATCTACGAGTGCTGGGAGGACCGCGAGGCCACCTTCCTCATCGGCGGTGACCAGTGCACCCGCCGCTGCGACTTCTGCCAGATCGACACCGGCAAGCCCGCCGACCTCGACACCGACGAGCCCCGCCGGGTCGCCGAGAGCGTGGCCACCATGGGCCTGCGGTACGCCACCGTCACCGGCGTGGCCCGCGACGACCTGCCCGACGGCGGGGCCTGGCTGTACGCCGAGACGGTGCGCCAGATCCACGCCCAGCTGCCCGGCTGTGGCGTCGAGCTGCTCATCCCCGACTTCAACGCCGACCCCGGCCAGCTCGCCGAGGTGTTCTCCTCCCGGCCGGAGGTGCTGGCGCACAACGTCGAGACGGTGCCGCGCATCTTCAAGCGCATCCGCCCCGGCTTCCGCTTCGACCGGTCCCTGGCGGTGATCACCGCGGCCCGCCAGGCGGGGCTGGTCACCAAGTCCAACCTGATCCTGGGCATGGGCGAGGAGCCGCACGAGGTCCTGGAGACGATGCGCGCCCTGCACGACGCGGGCTGTGACCTGCTGACCATCACCCAGTACCTGCGGCCCTCGCCGCGGCACCACCCCGTCGTCCGCTGGGTCAAGCCCGAGGAGTTCGTCGGCTTCCAGCAGGCCGCCGAGGAGATCGGCTTCCCCGGCGTGCTCGCCGGGCCGCTGGTGCGCAGCTCCTACCGGGCCGGCCGGCTGTACCAGCAGGCCGTCGAGGCGCGCGGGCTCACCCACTCGGGCTGA